The window GTTATCGGTATGTGGTGtgttagagttgatttggactggttttgataagaaatgagacacttagtctctttaaggaaggcttaagttggaaaagtcaaccggacgttgacttatgagttataaggctcggatgtgatttccggtgatttggttagcttcggggaatgatttgtgacttaggagcgtgatcggaattgaatttggaggtccgatgtagaattattcttgaattggcaaagttagtattttggcgaattccggttgataggtgagattttgatccgagggtcggaatggagttccaagagttgcagtagcttcgttatgagattttggatatgtgtgcaaagtttcaggtcattcgggcatCGTTTGGGCGGGTTTTTAATCGATAGTGCATTTCGGAAGTTTTgaagaaacttaggcttgaatccgatgtgaattgatgattttagtgttgttggacTTGTTTTGCTTATTGgaatgagttcgtatgatgttttgggatatattggtgcttttggttgaggtcccgggggcctcggggtggtttcggatggttaaacggGAAGTTTGGTCTTAGGATTTATTGCAGAAAAGTGCATAGCTGTTGCAGGCCACTTttgggcttcgcgttcgcgtaattGTAATATCTGGGCCATCGCGTTCGCAATAATGGCCTCACGTCCGAGTAGAAGGGTCTGGGGACCATGCCTAGttgttcattgcgttcgcgatgtaggagtcgcgttcgcgaagaaggaggtCCCTGTGCATCGTGTTCGCGTTTGGAGTATCGCATTCGCGTATAAGAAGGTTAAGGACCGTGTGTTTTATTCTTTGCGAATGCGGCACagggctcgcgttcgcatagtgttgGCAGCTAAAGGACCGCGTCTGCGTTAGGAGTTATGCGTTCACGAAGGGCTAAAATGGTCTGAGTGATtcttgtgcatcgcgaacgcgaggggtgTCTCGCGTTCACATAGAAGGAAAGTTGGACGTCAGAAGGGTTTAATTATGATATTTCATCCGCAACCCATTTATCATTTCCTCCATTTTGAACCACCTTGAGAGCTTTTTGGTAGAAATTGAAGAGGGTTTTGACgggaattgattggaggtaagtctcGTGACCTAGAAACGctattttattgaagaatcaacCTTTAATTCTTGGAAAATTGGgagaaaaattgaagaactagggcttgggttTTGAAATGGAAATTTGGGGTTTGAAAGGGCATTtaaactccgattttggtaaatttgatatgtacgaTCTCGAGGCGAGACGAGAAATCCGGTAATGTGAGTtttgtaatttttcgagaagtgggcccggggctcgggttttccTAGTTTCGAGATCTTTGctatattttgattattttcgattgggtattgttcccttgGCATAGTGTGATGCATTCGCTctgcttttggttagattcgacgtgcatggaggccgatttgaggggcaaaggcatcgcgggctagagatttcgctggttcgaggtgagtaatacttgtaaatgatatcctgagggtttgaaaccccagatttgcacatcatagtgttgtattgaggtgacttgcacacCGGATAGGggtgtggggtagagcaccattggggattgtgacattggtccgtcccgattgttgattttaccgcgtatttgactgaaactactTGATATTATCATGATTTGGGCCGATTGCCATGTGTTGGGCTTCGTGCcgattatttgaatccttcagggattgatatcactgttttTGCATTATTCTGCTTATTAATTGTTCTcggtccaaggttttaaatactgttttgcaaactcagccatctttctaagaatttgaaaacttaaatgatattttactGACGTTTTGAGCTGAGAACTGTTATTTTAATATTGCCCAAGTGGCTTATGTGCATTTCTGGACTGTGCATGGATcgtgctgcacgccgcagcggtttgatattgatattgcgcttgggcttttggagcccctccggagtctgaaccccatagtgagcgcgggtaaCCAAATGGATCGGGCTGCTCGCTGCAGCGGTCATGTGCATTACATTGCATTCACGCATTGTTTCCTGTTTGTACTACGTGGCATGACATTCAGTACTCTGAtatcattgacatccatgttgTTTCTTGCAATGTTACCACATACCCTGGTGTTATTTGTTAATGgagtgttgtgcccgaggggctgactTATGTGCGGACTTGCACTATCtgattttgcattcatttgcttgACTGTTGGAAAAAGGATATTttcgaaagaggtttttaaacTGAGTCAGATATTTTCTAAAGGATTTTCCCGGACTTACTGTTTTCTCAAAGAGTTGTGTTGTCCCATATTGCATGGTGGAGTGCTCTTACGTTATTTCTTGcctctcagttattatttactcttattactcactaagttggagtactcactttactccctgcacctcgcgtgcagttgcGGGTAttgttcacccggtagcgggttattAACGGACTGAAGGTATTACTATTGTAGCTGAGCAAGGTAACCGCCAGCGTTCGTGGCACCGGACTTCATCCTTGAACtccagtttttattttatatatatattattggccCTGTAGTGGTGTTCAGTCttctttagatgctcgtgacttgtgacaccctggtcgggttgtgttgggttgtaATTAATAGTTTTTAATGCCATTAAGTTGTACTTTCTATTCATTTATAACTATAAATGGTTAAAGAGAGAATTTGGGTTAgttgactggccttgtcttcacgagtggcgccatcacgatcgggaatggaaattgggtcgtgacaacttccgattgcgctcccaactccagaatcaccgtACGGAGCTTCTCCCAGTCTCGAAATtctaaacggacatcgataacgcTGAAATGCACTTtaagccaaacttatgaaatttcttccaaaatgctaacttccacaataggcgccaaaacgctcccaggttatccaaaacccgaaccgggcgtacgcccaagtccgatatcatcatacaaacctattggaaccttcagatctcgattccgaggtcatttactcaaaaatccaatcctagttcattctTTCATCtttaagcttctgaaatgagaatttcgTTTAATTTTAATTCCGATCTTTCTGAATTCCAATTCCGACCATGAGAACAAGTCacaatacctgaaatgaagctgctcatggcctcagactgctgaacgacacgctagggctcaaaacgaccggtcgggtcgcacagattcaaattcttaatattagttcatctcttgatTTGAAGATTTAATCATGATTATAATTTTATGCACCATAAATTTTCTTTTATAAGATTAAAAAGATCGATATAATATTTCACTTGTAGATCTTTATGTGTATAGAATCATTAGTGATATTGACTTTTATCAactatttttctttctatttctcacacatttaaatttttaaatattttcttagttgttgctTAATAATTgagtatatttttttaatattacacgaaaaattaattaaaaaatatattatttgagtagaaaagtagttcaaatataataaaaatataatatggggatattttttctcaatttctaTGCTTTATGCAGtctatttaatattacttttattttctcTTAGTATTGGAtattatggagtggtaatgtactatcaatatggaggattcttatgaaactGATTTTATTAAACcctcctacatatttttaataacaaTCTAATAgacaaaatttattaattttaaaatatgaaatattaaaaaattaacatAGAAGGTCTTGTAGCCCAAAAAATGTTATTTTAGTTATGTtttttccctatgagttcttctattttatattttaggactattttggtcTATCAGTAttgtattcgtgcttttataataatataggatcttctttttctaaatataattggacaatataatacaatcTCAaagtaaattagtaatagaacattataatacgttttcaaactaaattaataatagaaaattttcaaaagtatatcctaaaaataataggattacatgactaaaaatATGTCTATCtagaaaataattatactaataagAAACCTAACACGTTCCTAAAGATATTAGGTTTACATGCTAATATGTAGTATTATATGTCTATGATCTAaattaattatactaataggattcctaaagatAATCACGTAGGATTCTTAACTTGTAGTATTATgccctaaaactaataggattacaaatGTCTAGAATTTTAGTTATGCCATTTTATTCTGACTTATTATACTTAaaattataaggttatttttgtaaaccgacattatATTCATGCTTTATAACTCATACTATAAATAGAAACGAAGCCAGAATATGGGTAAGATTCTAGTCCATTTAACTTATtgagttttaattaataattatatatttaataaaaaaaattatttaaaataaaaatgtctCGACCAAAGTTATTGAGTTTGGTCATATCACAAATTttatagaaaatataaaaatatgaaacCGACAATACTTTCCAACCTGCATCATATCTGAGAATGAGGAAACCATGTCATATTGTCATTAGCCTAGCTAATATCAGATTTTGTTCATCTCGAAAGTCTGCCAACAAAATTGTTGATGCACTGGAGAAcctttgtgacgacccgacccgtcgtctcatgtaTTTTCGTCCCGTTTTCCAtgttttatgcttcttcatgtttcaaTATATGTACTTGGTGATTTTTGAGTTGATTCGGATCGAGTCTGGTaggaaatgggacaattagtctctttaaggaagaactagtttggaaaaagtcaaccggatgttgacttgtgagttagaaggctcggaatttaattccgatgattcggttagtttcgggggatgatttaaggcttaggagcgcaatcggaagtaattttggaggtccggtgaagaagttagcccattttggcgaagttagtattttggcgatttccggttgataggcgaaaTTTTGATctgggagtcggaatggaatacTGAAAGTttcagtagcttcgttaggtgattttggacttgtgtgcaaagtttcatTTGATTCGGAGGTGTTtaggtcgggtttttgatcgaatgtgagttttggaagttttagtttAACTTAAGCTTTGATTTGatgaaatttggcgattttggtgtTAACGATAGTGTTTTGATGGTTCGAGCAAGTTTTAATGAGGTAATAGAACATAtctgtacttttggttgaggtcccggaggcctcggggtgatttcggatggctaacggaggatttttggacttagggagtTGCAGATTTTGCAATAGCAGTTGCAGGCctattttggccttcgcgttcgcgaagcagggccgcgttcgcgtaggcctgAGGccgttggccttcgcgttcgcgtggcagTGCTGCGTTCACGTAGAAGGGGTTTGGGGACCCTTGGCCTGTGTGTATCGCGTCCGTGATTGgggatcgcgttcgcgtaagaggggggttgtttggccttcgcgttcgctgGTGGGCTCCCCATTCGCGAAGAAAAAATATTGGCCCAGTGATTTTTggccatcgcattcgcgaagaaggggtGTTCGGCTGGACAGAATGATTTTAAGGACATTTCAGTCGCGAACCCAACactttttccaccattttcagtcCTTTTGGAGAGtttttggacggggattgaagggagtttcacctgagatcgattggaggtaagttttatgagttaaatacatgagtttattgaagaatcatccttgaaattcatgaaaacatagccaaattataagaaattaggttTTGAGATTGAGaatttaaattgaggatttgaggggtcatttgaactccgattttgatgttcttagtatgtatgaactcgtggcgagataaggaacccgatgatgtaaaaatttctgagtatcgagacgtgggcccagggctcgggttttgtcaaattcgtgaattttgatatttttcgattgttttcgattgggtattgtctctttatTATAATGCAACACATTTGTTGTAATTTGGGCAGATTCATCACGCGAGGAAGCAAATTTGaaaggcaagggcatcgcggagtagacttttggtcgtcttgaggtgagtaatgattttaaatgatgtcctgagggtttgaaaccccggattgcacaacgtagtgctatgtttgagatgagacacgcattGTACGACGAGCGCAGGGtcatgtactattggggattgtgacttggtccatcccggttgatattttaccgtgtatttgataaAGATTTGTTGATTTCACCATGatttgggcttattgccatacttgggcctcgtgccaattatttgaaacCTTTTGTGAATTtccatcactattttcctcaccaattgaaatattatttgaacttagtccaattgaattatactATTTCATGAACTCaactacatttatactcaacttgAGATTTAAATGATGTTTATAATGTTGTTTGAGCTGAGCAccattgttttactgatgcccaaggggcttaggattattttctggactgattgaggccgagggtcatatgtgaggatatgttgagttatatgaggaggctttcaggcctcgagtgtgatgtgtgaaggctttaaGGCCTTATGTTGATGTGACAGGCTTTAAGGCCTTATGATATAGCGCtagggctgtaggagcccctccggagtttgtacacacccccagtgagcgtaaggtacccaggtgagttgggagtgggcccgagaggctgTTGTAGAGTGTGGGTGAGTTGGGAGCGAGCCCGtgggggctgatactgtactgaggaTTTGATATTGAGACCGAGGGGCGAGATCTGATTAtcctttacttgttgaaattaaTTGTCCTCACTGTTTTAAAagagaattatctgatactctaCGGTTTTACTGTATAATTAATTTTACTACTTTAGATAGCGTTATTTGTGCCTTTATGGGATTTCAtgctttcagtcgttatttatttttattactcactgggttggagtactcacattactccctgcaccatgtgtgcagatacaggcagagctgagtttgctcctgagcgctgattctttccagaccaggcggtgactaggagtaacgaggtagatGTTGATGTTCGCAGCcccattttctcccttatcttctattatttatgctatttccagactttgtaaaatattagtgaactctgtagtagctcatgacttgtgacaccccgatttcgggctgagttgggatggttttccttgttctatcacgctTATTTCGCCTTTATGTTTATATTGTCTATGAtctagacttattcctgctaagtaattataaagagatgtattgtttCTTGTTGGATGGCCTTGTCCtcatgagaggcaccatcacgaccgggtttcgggtttcgggtcgtgacaagttggtatcagagcctaggttactaggtctcgcgagtcatgagctggtttagtagagtctcgtggatcggtacggagacgtctgtatttatcctcgagaggttgcagaacctttaggaaacttcatattcttgaaatcctTGTCGTGCGACTTTGTTGATCCGAAAACTaaattctgttattctattctctcgcagatggcgagaacacgcactaaCGGACAAGATGGACGACCACCATTGCCATATACTGAGGCCactagaggccgtggacgcggtcgtggtcgagGTCGTGGTCGAGGCTGAGCCACAGGGGCAGAACCTGTTGACCCACTAGTTGCCCCGActcaggatcaggctccagctgtAGAGACTCCAGCAGCACCTGCTCAAGCACcaactgtgcctattgtgattccgggtcttcaagaggccttagCTTAGATTTTAtcggtttgcactggcctggctcaagcAGTTTCAGCAACTACTGTAGCAGCTACTttacaggccgggggaggcaatcagacacCCGCTGCTCGCACATATGAGCCGGTAGTGCAGGGatttcagacaccagaggcacaaCCAGCTTAGCAGGTTGCCCCAGTTCAGCCGGTTGCGCCGATTCAGGATGTTATGGTTCCCGTTATGCCagacgatgagcagcgtcgtcttgagaggttcaGCAGACTTTcacctcctactttcagtggtgctcaaggcgaggatgcccaaggttttctcGACAAGTGTCGACATATGCTGTGGACCACAGGGATCTTGGAGACTAGCGGTGTATCATTTACTACTTTCCAGTTCTCAAGAAcagccttcacttggtgggaggcatatgagcGGCGTAGGCCGGTAGGTGCAACGCCCTTGTCATGGCAAGAGTTATCGactctatttctggagaagtggGTACCGCGGTCTCAAATAGAGGAGAtacgcaggcagtttgagtggctcTGTCACGGAGATATGAACGTGTCTCAGTATGAGGTGAGGTTATCGAAGTTGGCTCGTTATGCTCCATGGATGGTCCCGACTGAtcgggagaggattaggaggttcgtcGATGGACTTACCTATCACATCCATATTCTGATGGCTCGAGAGAGAATTCTGAGTCATACCTTTGAGGATGCAGTGGATGTTGCTCGTGATATTGAGACAGATCGTTGTTAGGAGAGAGAGGaacgggaggccaagaggcctcggggatcagctagttacagtggtgctccgtctaggggccagtttcagcagaGTAGAGGTCGTTCTTATAGGCCTCATCAGTCGGCTCGTCCCGAGTACCGTGGGACATCTTCAGGTCGTGGTCATCAGGGGTTCCAGCAGGgtcagtcatcactcagtgcccttccagcttagagttcttCGCGTGCCCCATCTGTTCAGGGTTCTTCCGCGCCGAGTGCACCAGCTAGTCACTCCGGTACGAGGGGTTCTTTTCAGTCCCATCCTCCAGCACCTAGGGGCTGTTATGAGTGCGGAGAGTTAGGACATATGTGGAAGCAGTGTCCTCGGCGTGATGCCAGTTCATcacagcagaggggtcagtcctCGTCTTCTATACCAGTTTCTTCAGCACCCACCCAGTCAACTAGGGGtgagggtcaggcagctagaggtcccCCATAGTGGGAGGTTGATCGGGCGGTGGTCAGGCTCAATTTTGTGTTATTCCAGACAGGACAGATGCTCTTGCGTCAGATGCTGTTATCgcaggtattatctcagtctaCCACACAGATGCCTTTGTCTTATTTGATCCCGaatccacctattcttatgtgtcttcatattttgccCGTCATTTGAGTATGCCCCAGGAGtctcttgctttacctgttcatgtgtctaccccggtgggtgatactattgtcgtggaccgtgtgtatcggtcttgTATTGTGagtattgggggtctagagacccgagttgatctattgctattgagcatggtagattttgatattattctgggcatggattggctatctccatgtcatgctattctggactgtcatgctaagacagttactttggctattccgggtgttccgaggatcaagtggcgtggtatgactgattatgtccctagcagagtaatttccttcttgaaagcccagcgtatggttgggaagtgTTGTCTATCATATCTAGCTTTTGTGtgagatgttggagctgagactcctaatattgattttgtcccagttgtgagggattttcctgatgtatttcctgcagacctgctgggcatgctACCGGATAGGGatatagattttggcattgacttggtgccgggcacccatcccatttctattccgccatatcgtatggcaccagcagagttgaaagaattgaaggagcagcttcaagaactcctagataaggggttcattcggcctagtgtgtcactttaGGGTACGCTAGTTCtatttatgaaaaaaaagatggcacaatgagaatgtgcattgactacaggcagctaaataaggtaacagtgaagaacaagtatcctttgcctcgcattgatgacttatttgatcagcttcaaggagcgagggtgttttctaagatcgatctccgttcgggttatcaccagttgaagatcagggattcagatattcctaagactgccttcaggactagatatggtcactatgagtttctagtcatgtcttttgggctgaccaattccccagcagcgttcatgcatttgatgaatagtgtatttcggcCGTATCTGGATtaatttgttattgtattcattgatgatattctggtgtactcgcgtagccaggatGAGCACGCCCAGAATCTGCGTgtggtgttgcagagattgagagaggagaagcattatgcaaaattctccaagtgtgagttttgctaagttctgtggcattcttgggacacatagtgtccagcgagggtattcaggttgatccaaggaagatagaagcagtgcagagttggtctaggccgtcctcagccacaaagatccggagttttctagggttagcgggttattatcgccggtttgttcagaggttttcatccattgcatcgcctttgaccaagttaacccagaagggtgctccatttgtatggtccgatgagtgtgaggagagctttcagaagctcaagacagtgttgaccacagctccagtgttggttttaccatcagcttcaggttcttacacggtatattgtgatgcttcgagaattGGGATTGGCTGTGtgctaatgcaggagggtagaattatagcttatgcttctcgccagttgaagccccatgagaataaATACCCTGTTCACGACTTAGAATTGGTGGCTATAGTTCATGCTTTGAAAATTTGGAGGaactatttatatggcgtatcttgcgaggtattcacagatcatcgcagccttcagcatctgtttaaatagaaggaccTTAAtctgaggcagtggagatggctTGAAtcgctaaaagactatgatattactattctgtatcatccaggaaaggccaatgtagtggccgatgctttgagccgaaaggcagtcagtatggggagtttggcatacattccagttagggagagaccccttgcagtagatgttcaggctttggccaatcggttggTGCGGTTAGATATTTTAGAGCCTAGCCGAGTGTTGGCGAGCATGGTTTATTGATCTTCTTTAAACAATAACATcagagagcgacagtatgatgatccacatttgcttgttcTTAGAGATGAGGtccagcatggtgatgccagagatgtgaccgttggagatgatggtgtattgaggatgcggggccgaatttgtgtgcccaatgtggacggGCTTAGatatttgattcttgaggaggcccacagttcgcggtattccatccatctgggtgccacggagatgtatcaggacttgagacatcactaatggtggaggagaatgaagaaaggcattgtgggatatgtggctcggtgtctcaactgtcagcaggtgaaatatgagcaccagagaccgagCGGTTTACTTCAGTAGATGAtcattcctgagtggaaatgggagagagttactatggatttcgtgagtggtcttcctcggactttgaagaagttcaatttgatttgggtgattgtggatcgactgaccaagtccacgcatttcattccagtgtgtactacatattcttcggagcagctggcAGGGATCtttatccgcgagattgtccgattgcatggtgttccagtttctattatttcagatagaggtactcagttcacttctcagttttggaggacttttcagcacgagttgggtacacaggtggagttgagtttagcttttcatcctcaaatggacggacagtccgagcgtactattaagatattggaggatatgttgcgcgcctgtgtgattgattttggaggttcttgggatgaaTTCTTaccccttgcagagtttgcctacaacaacagctatcagtccagtattcagatggcaccgtatgaggccttatatgggaggcgatgtagatctccggtcggttggttcgagcccggcgaggctaggttgttggggacagatttggtccaggatgccttagagaaagtgaaggtgattcaggagagacttcgcacagctcaatcacgtcaaaagagttatgcagaccggaaggttcgagatgtatctTACATGGTGGGTGaaaaggttttgctgaaggtttcgcccatgaagggtgttatgagatttggaaagaaagggaagctAAGCCCACGATTCGttggaccttttgaaatacttaggagggttggagaggtggcctatatgcttgctttgccacctagtttgtcgagtgttcatccggtattccatgtttctatgctccggaagtatgttggggacccgtctcatgttttggattttagtacAATACAGTTAGAAGAAggtttgacttatgatgtggagccggtggctattttgggtcgacaggttcgaaaattgagatcaaaagatatagcatcagtgaaggtacactggagaggtcggcccgtggaggaggctacttgggagaccgagcaggagatgcgaagcagataccctcacctatttgagacttcaggtatgtttcttaactcgcttgaggacaagcatttgttttagttggggaggatgtgatgacccgacccgtTGTCTTATGTATTCTCGTCCTGTTTTCCCTGTTTTAAGCTTCTTCATGTTTCAATAtatgtacttggtgaatttg of the Nicotiana tabacum cultivar K326 chromosome 7, ASM71507v2, whole genome shotgun sequence genome contains:
- the LOC142161959 gene encoding uncharacterized protein LOC142161959, translating into MPDDEQRRLERFSRLSPPTFSGAQGEDAQGFLDKCRHMLWTTGILETSGVSFTTFQFSRTAFTWWEAYERRRPVGATPLSWQELSTLFLEKWVPRSQIEEIRRQFEWLCHGDMNVSQYEVRLSKLARYAPWMVPTDRERIRRFVDGLTYHIHILMARERILSHTFEDAVDVARDIETDRC